The following proteins are co-located in the Echinicola sp. 20G genome:
- a CDS encoding sensor histidine kinase — translation MEGQEFVNYILLAISLVLVLAVIIIVAVEVMRRKVIKEKMLNAELKLKHQTDLLHTVIRSQEEERRRVSDILHDDIGSKLTTIKLSLYQLSGNDSLELLNGLKELSEKVISRTRELSHAYSPLIVEKFGLEAGIHELLDEVLAGPRIGTRFKSDIEENLLDQETRLIIYRISQELINNTVKHAGAQEIKINISVNGEGLFYLYEDNGKGFDVEKSSDGIGMLNLQNRVDMMNGSLEVWSELGKGMKVTIKKSFDGS, via the coding sequence ATGGAAGGTCAAGAGTTCGTAAATTACATATTACTTGCGATTTCATTGGTGCTGGTGCTTGCAGTAATTATCATTGTTGCTGTCGAAGTCATGAGAAGAAAGGTGATCAAAGAAAAAATGCTTAACGCTGAGCTAAAGCTAAAACACCAAACAGACCTCTTACATACCGTGATCCGGTCTCAGGAAGAAGAACGGCGGCGTGTTTCTGATATTTTACACGATGATATTGGTTCGAAATTAACAACGATAAAATTAAGTCTGTACCAACTTTCTGGAAATGATAGTTTGGAACTGTTGAATGGTCTGAAGGAGCTTTCCGAAAAGGTGATCAGCAGGACGCGAGAATTGTCCCATGCTTACTCACCACTTATCGTAGAGAAGTTTGGTTTGGAAGCTGGTATCCATGAACTATTGGATGAAGTCCTGGCAGGACCAAGGATCGGAACCCGTTTTAAATCGGACATAGAAGAAAACTTATTGGATCAGGAAACCCGTCTGATCATCTATCGGATTAGCCAGGAATTGATTAATAATACAGTAAAACATGCTGGTGCACAAGAGATAAAAATTAATATTAGTGTGAATGGCGAAGGTCTATTTTATCTTTATGAAGATAATGGGAAAGGCTTCGATGTGGAAAAATCAAGTGACGGAATAGGCATGTTGAACCTCCAAAATCGAGTGGATATGATGAATGGAAGTTTGGAAGTTTGGAGTGAATTGGGAAAAGGAATGAAAGTAACGATAAAAAAGTCTTTTGATGGATCGTAA
- a CDS encoding response regulator transcription factor codes for MDRKTSIVLADDETLFRGVLKHMLESTGQFEVLFDAGNGAELIEKLSAAEKVNFPDIVLMDLKMPEMNGIEATKVITKKYPDLKVIALTTHKGKPFILNMLNLGTAGYITKDADPDEMVQTINEVAAKGFYYSQEVLQIINGDFLNRNKKNSVSPLDPGFITKREKEVLLLLCQQFRTQEIAEKLFLSERTVEGHRNNLLSKTNSKNVVGLIVYGLQHEIIDISDLTDPINGI; via the coding sequence ATGGATCGTAAAACAAGTATAGTCTTAGCTGATGATGAAACACTTTTCAGGGGAGTGCTTAAGCATATGCTGGAAAGTACTGGACAATTTGAAGTGCTTTTTGATGCAGGCAATGGAGCTGAACTTATTGAAAAGCTATCAGCCGCAGAGAAGGTCAATTTCCCAGATATCGTACTGATGGACCTCAAAATGCCTGAAATGAATGGTATAGAGGCCACGAAAGTGATTACAAAAAAATACCCTGACCTTAAAGTAATCGCTTTGACCACCCATAAAGGAAAACCATTTATCCTTAATATGCTCAACCTTGGAACTGCTGGTTACATCACTAAGGATGCTGATCCGGATGAAATGGTCCAAACAATCAATGAGGTCGCAGCAAAGGGTTTTTATTATAGTCAGGAGGTGCTTCAAATTATTAATGGAGACTTTCTCAATAGAAACAAAAAAAACAGTGTTTCCCCTTTAGATCCAGGCTTTATCACCAAGCGGGAGAAGGAAGTTTTACTTTTACTTTGCCAGCAATTTAGGACTCAAGAAATAGCTGAGAAACTATTTTTGAGTGAAAGAACGGTGGAAGGACATCGAAACAACTTGTTGAGCAAAACAAACTCAAAGAATGTAGTGGGCTTGATTGTTTATGGGTTACAGCATGAAATCATTGATATTAGTGACCTGACCGATCCGATCAACGGAATATAA